One window from the genome of Haladaptatus paucihalophilus DX253 encodes:
- the uppS gene encoding polyprenyl diphosphate synthase produces the protein MLRWVRRQLETAYERQLRRSVSGAPAHVAVIQDGNRRYASKQGGEASDGHREGAKTTERVLDWCDEIGVEELTLYTFSTENFERPDHEREALFDLLENKLYEFADAERVHDSGVCIRAIGDVQQLPPRVREAIDYAERQTGDYDNFVLNIALAYGGRNELLGAARDVAREVESGNLDPADISVETIESRLYARPLRDVDLIIRTGGDERTSNFLPWHANGNEAAVFFCTPYWPEFSKIDFLRAVRTYESRAQSFRQAKVQRALALVRAVGGVELDEARSVLHKFAEYVPDSATVEEIEGGDERQTTK, from the coding sequence ATGTTGAGGTGGGTTCGGCGACAACTGGAAACGGCCTACGAGCGGCAGTTACGGCGAAGCGTCTCGGGCGCACCCGCGCACGTCGCGGTCATTCAGGACGGCAACCGACGCTACGCCAGCAAACAGGGCGGGGAAGCGTCCGACGGGCACCGCGAAGGGGCGAAGACGACCGAGCGCGTCCTCGACTGGTGCGACGAAATCGGCGTCGAGGAACTGACGCTGTACACCTTCTCCACCGAGAACTTCGAGCGCCCCGACCACGAACGCGAGGCCCTGTTCGACCTGCTCGAAAACAAACTGTACGAGTTCGCCGACGCCGAGCGCGTCCACGACAGCGGCGTCTGCATCCGCGCTATCGGCGACGTCCAACAACTTCCGCCCCGCGTCAGGGAGGCAATCGACTACGCCGAGCGGCAAACCGGCGACTACGACAACTTCGTCCTCAACATCGCGCTCGCTTACGGCGGCAGAAACGAACTCCTCGGCGCGGCGCGCGACGTGGCCCGCGAAGTCGAGTCGGGCAACCTCGACCCGGCCGATATCTCCGTCGAAACCATCGAGTCGCGCCTCTACGCCCGACCGCTCCGCGACGTGGACCTCATCATCCGCACCGGCGGCGACGAGCGGACCAGTAACTTCCTGCCGTGGCACGCGAACGGCAACGAGGCCGCCGTGTTCTTCTGTACGCCCTACTGGCCCGAGTTCTCCAAAATCGACTTCCTCCGGGCGGTCAGAACCTACGAGTCGCGCGCACAATCGTTCAGGCAGGCGAAAGTCCAGCGCGCGCTGGCGCTCGTCCGTGCCGTCGGCGGCGTGGAGTTGGACGAAGCACGCTCCGTCTTGCACAAGTTCGCCGAGTACGTCCCCGACAGTGCGACGGTCGAGGAGATAGAGGGCGGCGACGAACGCCAAACGACCAAATAA
- a CDS encoding GNAT family N-acetyltransferase: MIRPATPDDRPRLQRIRTWLPEPTPGLLETAISGVGSVLVSTADGVPVGYVLTMVADDAYVAELVVEPAHRGEGRATRLLGATADMARDRGCDRVSLTVHEENDVARSLYESLGFERRGREPDYYADGGDGLLFEKRL, translated from the coding sequence GTGATTCGACCCGCCACACCGGACGACCGTCCGCGGCTACAACGGATTCGGACGTGGCTTCCCGAACCGACGCCGGGACTCCTCGAAACGGCGATTTCCGGGGTCGGGTCGGTCCTCGTCTCGACGGCCGACGGCGTGCCGGTCGGCTACGTTCTCACCATGGTCGCGGACGACGCCTACGTCGCCGAACTCGTCGTGGAACCCGCACACCGCGGGGAGGGGCGGGCGACGCGACTCCTCGGCGCGACGGCGGACATGGCCCGCGACCGAGGTTGTGATCGCGTTTCGCTGACGGTGCACGAAGAAAACGACGTCGCACGGTCGCTCTACGAGTCGCTGGGATTCGAACGCCGCGGGCGGGAACCGGACTACTACGCCGACGGCGGCGATGGATTGCTGTTCGAAAAGCGGTTGTGA
- a CDS encoding pyruvoyl-dependent arginine decarboxylase — MSTIRVVWGTASGPTKMSSYDAALADANVHNYNLVSVSSVIPADTPVETVGTAPDLGPAGNRLTVVEARATRAGPGHVSAGLGWSESDGAGLFYEASGETDAAEIEERVRAGLEAGRELRDWDFSGEETKIVTADAESGTYVTALVLAVYGESEPIC; from the coding sequence ATGAGCACGATTCGGGTCGTCTGGGGAACCGCGAGCGGGCCGACGAAGATGTCGTCCTACGACGCCGCGCTGGCGGACGCGAACGTCCACAACTACAACCTCGTCTCCGTCTCGTCGGTCATCCCCGCCGACACGCCGGTCGAGACGGTCGGCACCGCGCCCGACCTCGGTCCCGCCGGAAATCGCCTAACCGTGGTGGAAGCGCGGGCGACGCGCGCCGGACCGGGACACGTCTCCGCCGGACTCGGATGGAGCGAGAGCGACGGCGCGGGACTGTTCTACGAGGCGTCGGGCGAAACCGACGCGGCGGAAATCGAGGAACGGGTTCGGGCCGGATTGGAAGCAGGCCGGGAGCTACGCGACTGGGACTTCTCCGGCGAGGAGACGAAGATCGTCACCGCGGACGCCGAATCCGGGACGTACGTCACCGCCCTCGTCCTCGCGGTGTACGGCGAGAGCGAGCCGATTTGTTAG
- a CDS encoding DUF5778 family protein → MDSVIDDDLYERTKRLLEPGEIELNGAIVHTDLGSDEDIEMHQASVDVGDIIAEHAGHDPRDTYVYSGSDDTNFASNQHQGLTLDDEEFVWECQQLLRDGTFDIVFYYEASADQDAILEDIRDLGFEVTGVEG, encoded by the coding sequence ATGGACAGCGTTATCGACGACGACCTCTACGAGCGCACGAAGCGACTGCTCGAACCCGGAGAGATAGAACTCAACGGAGCCATCGTCCACACCGACCTCGGGAGCGACGAGGACATCGAGATGCACCAAGCGTCGGTGGACGTCGGCGACATCATCGCGGAGCACGCGGGCCACGACCCGCGCGACACCTACGTCTACTCCGGAAGCGACGACACGAACTTCGCGTCGAACCAACACCAAGGACTGACGCTCGACGACGAGGAGTTCGTCTGGGAGTGCCAGCAGTTGCTCCGCGACGGAACGTTCGACATCGTGTTTTACTACGAAGCCAGCGCCGACCAGGACGCGATACTGGAGGACATCCGCGACCTCGGTTTCGAGGTAACGGGCGTCGAAGGGTAA
- the hemA gene encoding glutamyl-tRNA reductase, whose translation MTPSTGVISGIRVSHDRASLDDVAAACHTDQQDTVARLAEEPEVSEAFVLQTCNRFEAYVVTDAPATGRTVLADFVTDVTGSAVIEMSHEESLRHLLRVAAGLESLVLGEDQIIGQVRDAYSSARAIGAVGPMLEEALTKAIHVGERARTETAINEGVVSVGSAAVTLVSDHSELAGATALVIGAGEMGTIAAHAFAEAGVETLIVANRSIERAEEVADAVYLPDTRAVGLDALPACLPRADVVITATGRDGHVLDADLLDDCGETLVVDIAQPRDVSPAVSALDDIIVHDMQALESVTDETRERRRAAAQAVEAMVDREFENLLEQYKRKRADEVIAEMYAGAEQVKERELQTALSRLESEDFDEEQRAIVESLADALVSQLLAPPTKSLRDAAANDDWTTINTALQLFDPEFRDDPPAFVAEHLESTADD comes from the coding sequence GTGACGCCGAGCACTGGTGTTATTTCGGGCATCCGCGTCTCCCACGACCGGGCCAGTTTGGACGACGTGGCGGCGGCTTGTCACACCGACCAGCAGGACACCGTTGCGCGACTCGCCGAGGAGCCGGAGGTCTCGGAGGCGTTCGTCCTACAGACGTGCAACCGCTTCGAAGCCTACGTCGTCACGGACGCACCGGCAACGGGACGAACGGTGCTCGCCGATTTCGTCACCGACGTGACCGGCTCGGCGGTCATCGAGATGAGCCACGAGGAGAGCCTTCGGCACCTCCTCCGCGTCGCCGCGGGACTGGAATCGCTCGTCCTCGGCGAGGACCAGATAATCGGCCAGGTACGCGACGCCTACTCGTCGGCGCGCGCAATCGGTGCGGTCGGCCCGATGTTGGAGGAGGCGCTGACGAAGGCCATCCACGTCGGCGAGCGCGCACGAACCGAGACGGCCATCAACGAGGGCGTCGTCTCGGTGGGCAGCGCCGCCGTGACGCTCGTGAGCGACCACTCGGAGTTGGCGGGCGCGACCGCGCTCGTCATCGGTGCCGGGGAGATGGGCACCATCGCGGCCCACGCGTTCGCCGAGGCCGGGGTCGAGACGCTCATCGTCGCCAACCGCTCCATCGAGCGCGCGGAGGAGGTCGCGGATGCAGTGTACCTGCCCGACACCCGCGCCGTCGGATTGGACGCGCTCCCGGCCTGTCTGCCGCGCGCGGATGTCGTCATCACCGCGACCGGACGCGACGGACACGTCCTCGATGCGGACCTGCTCGACGACTGCGGCGAGACGCTGGTCGTGGACATCGCCCAACCGCGCGACGTGTCCCCCGCCGTCTCAGCGCTCGACGACATCATCGTCCACGACATGCAGGCGCTCGAATCGGTGACGGACGAAACCCGCGAGCGACGACGCGCCGCCGCACAAGCGGTCGAGGCGATGGTGGACCGCGAATTCGAGAACTTGCTCGAACAGTACAAGCGAAAGCGGGCCGACGAAGTGATCGCCGAGATGTACGCGGGAGCGGAACAGGTCAAGGAGCGCGAACTGCAGACCGCGCTCTCGCGCCTCGAATCGGAGGACTTCGACGAGGAGCAGCGGGCCATCGTCGAGTCGCTGGCCGACGCGCTGGTCTCGCAACTCCTCGCGCCGCCGACCAAGAGCCTCCGCGACGCCGCCGCGAACGACGACTGGACGACCATCAACACCGCGCTCCAATTGTTCGACCCCGAGTTCCGCGACGACCCGCCCGCGTTCGTGGCCGAACACCTCGAATCGACCGCAGACGATTGA
- a CDS encoding DUF92 domain-containing protein produces MTSSIRRAAAFAAIATLSLAASVLVAGVAALFAAVGAVALVIDDGPLFDLFARPSDRSEGRLRGLAAFSFATAGLAMLVMLVDLPTSVFAAAVCLLAYGNLTEQLVRIRSNATITATAGFTVGGFFAAAVAQVFVRSVQGSPVEPVIPEIVFLAASGALLAGLLRSVLFERDDPLVMFSVALLLWLFTDLTMTVTELDIVLAIAITVGFGYVSWALDTASVTGMLTGILLALLTIVLGGYPWFAVLISFFALGGLSTKFRYEQKRENGVAEANEGARGGGNVLGNAAVALVAVLAFAASDRLPVSEAVFLFAFAGSIAAAMSDTLSSEIGGVFDNPRLITTWQPVEPGTDGGVTWQGEVAGASGATIVALIAVALFGSIGPLGGAVIALAGIGGMTVDSLLGATVEGEGVGNQSVNFLATLSGALLGAGLALLVGLAA; encoded by the coding sequence GTGACTTCGAGCATTCGGCGGGCGGCGGCGTTCGCGGCTATCGCCACGCTATCCCTCGCCGCATCGGTGCTGGTTGCGGGTGTGGCGGCGCTGTTCGCCGCGGTGGGTGCGGTCGCGCTCGTCATCGACGACGGCCCGTTGTTCGACCTCTTTGCACGGCCGAGCGACCGCAGTGAAGGACGATTGCGCGGACTCGCCGCGTTCTCCTTTGCGACCGCCGGACTCGCCATGCTCGTCATGCTCGTCGATTTACCGACGAGCGTCTTCGCCGCCGCCGTCTGCCTGCTCGCCTACGGAAATCTGACGGAACAGCTCGTCAGAATCCGGAGCAACGCGACTATCACCGCGACGGCCGGGTTCACGGTCGGCGGGTTCTTCGCGGCCGCAGTCGCACAGGTATTCGTCCGAAGCGTCCAAGGCAGTCCCGTCGAACCGGTGATCCCCGAAATCGTCTTCCTCGCCGCGAGCGGCGCTCTGTTGGCCGGGCTACTTCGGTCGGTCCTCTTCGAGCGCGACGACCCGTTGGTGATGTTCTCCGTCGCGCTCCTGCTGTGGCTCTTTACCGACCTCACGATGACCGTCACGGAGCTCGACATCGTGCTCGCCATCGCCATCACTGTCGGCTTCGGCTACGTCTCGTGGGCGCTCGATACGGCGTCCGTGACCGGCATGCTCACCGGCATCCTCCTCGCGTTGCTCACCATCGTCCTCGGCGGCTACCCGTGGTTCGCCGTCCTCATCTCCTTTTTCGCGCTGGGGGGACTGTCGACGAAGTTCAGGTACGAGCAGAAGCGAGAGAACGGCGTCGCGGAAGCCAACGAGGGCGCGCGCGGCGGCGGCAACGTCCTCGGGAACGCTGCCGTTGCGCTGGTCGCCGTCCTCGCGTTCGCCGCCAGCGACCGGCTTCCCGTTTCGGAAGCCGTCTTCCTCTTCGCCTTCGCGGGGAGCATCGCGGCCGCAATGAGCGACACTCTGTCGAGCGAAATCGGCGGCGTCTTCGACAATCCGCGACTCATCACGACGTGGCAACCGGTCGAACCCGGAACCGACGGCGGCGTGACGTGGCAAGGCGAGGTGGCCGGGGCGTCCGGCGCGACAATCGTCGCGCTCATCGCCGTCGCGCTGTTCGGGTCCATCGGTCCGCTCGGCGGTGCCGTCATCGCGCTGGCCGGTATCGGCGGCATGACGGTCGATAGCCTCCTCGGCGCGACGGTCGAAGGTGAGGGTGTCGGCAACCAGAGCGTCAACTTCCTCGCGACCCTCTCGGGGGCGCTCCTCGGTGCCGGACTCGCGTTGCTGGTGGGTCTGGCGGCGTGA
- a CDS encoding undecaprenyl diphosphate synthase family protein: MGLYDQYLTARVRRHDADPPSHVAVVITERDLLEQGAYETLESFFQWAFDYGAERITVYVSVLDSGAVPTLERELENVRAPRSIAVRGPDDLTPADAPIQISIGLGGKHEFAEAVRAVAEDVEAGTVSAADIDESEIESRLVFPTDPDLVIKTGAERLSDFMIWQSVYSELYFTDVNWRDFRKRDYLRAIFDYKNRQRRFGR, translated from the coding sequence GTGGGACTTTACGACCAGTACCTCACGGCCCGCGTGCGACGACACGACGCCGACCCGCCGAGCCACGTCGCCGTCGTCATCACGGAACGCGACCTGCTGGAACAGGGCGCGTACGAGACGCTCGAATCGTTCTTCCAGTGGGCGTTCGACTACGGGGCAGAACGCATCACGGTCTACGTGAGCGTGCTGGATTCGGGCGCGGTGCCGACCCTCGAACGCGAACTGGAGAACGTCCGCGCGCCCCGATCCATCGCCGTTCGCGGACCCGACGACCTCACGCCTGCTGACGCGCCGATTCAGATAAGTATCGGACTCGGCGGCAAACACGAGTTCGCCGAGGCGGTCCGCGCAGTCGCAGAGGACGTGGAGGCCGGGACGGTTTCCGCCGCCGACATCGACGAGTCGGAAATCGAGTCCCGACTGGTCTTCCCGACCGACCCCGACCTCGTTATCAAAACCGGTGCGGAGCGCCTCTCTGACTTCATGATCTGGCAGTCGGTGTACTCCGAACTGTACTTCACCGACGTGAACTGGCGCGATTTCCGCAAACGAGACTATCTGCGCGCGATTTTCGATTACAAGAATCGACAGCGGCGGTTCGGACGGTAG
- the dnaG gene encoding DNA primase DnaG, whose amino-acid sequence MDDTAKYLIHADITADGVVERSDVVGAIFGQTEGLLGDDLDLRDLQQSSKVGRIDVHIESEHGQSFGTITIASSLDKVETAILAASLETIERVGPCRASVSIASIEDVRAAKRREVVDRAKDLLSSSFDDSVMTSQEILDEVRQSIRVEDITEYEGFPAGPNVTDSDAIIVVEGRADVLTLLRYGIKNAIAVEGTNVPDTVADLTQERTTTAFLDADRGGDLILKELDQVGDIDYVAVAPRGTSVEDLSRDEVMASLRQKRRFERFDSDGTVMAATDGSTLPAPETESETVPHPMKPSGEADRDEPERESEDGESGRVEEADAPEEPDSADEIDASTADSESTADDSESDAAEHADERDASETVAESRAEREPMTLRGHAKAVIDGKTDTVRLLDDDFGVLADAPVDEAFATIEDSATVPHAVVIDGSLSQRILDVSAQRGVEQIIAREEGEFVKKPTTVRIITADDLLNE is encoded by the coding sequence ATGGACGATACAGCGAAATACCTCATTCACGCAGACATTACCGCCGACGGGGTGGTAGAACGCAGTGACGTCGTTGGGGCGATCTTCGGCCAGACCGAAGGTCTGCTCGGCGACGACCTCGATTTACGCGACCTCCAACAGTCATCCAAAGTCGGCCGTATCGACGTTCACATCGAGAGCGAACATGGGCAGTCGTTCGGCACCATCACCATCGCCAGCAGCCTCGATAAAGTAGAGACGGCGATTCTGGCGGCCTCGCTCGAAACCATCGAGCGCGTCGGCCCGTGTCGGGCCAGCGTGAGCATCGCCAGCATCGAAGACGTCCGGGCCGCGAAACGCCGCGAAGTGGTCGACCGCGCCAAGGACCTGCTCTCCTCTTCGTTCGACGACAGCGTGATGACCAGCCAGGAGATTCTGGACGAAGTTCGCCAGAGCATCCGCGTCGAGGACATCACCGAATACGAAGGGTTTCCCGCGGGACCGAACGTCACCGACAGCGACGCCATCATCGTCGTGGAAGGCCGGGCCGACGTCCTGACGCTCCTCCGATACGGCATCAAGAACGCCATCGCGGTGGAGGGGACGAACGTCCCCGACACCGTCGCGGACCTCACGCAGGAGCGGACGACCACGGCGTTCCTCGACGCCGACCGAGGCGGAGACCTGATTCTGAAGGAACTCGACCAAGTGGGCGACATCGATTACGTCGCCGTCGCGCCCCGGGGGACGTCCGTCGAGGACCTTTCGCGCGACGAGGTGATGGCGTCCCTCCGACAGAAACGACGGTTCGAGCGGTTCGACTCCGACGGGACCGTGATGGCCGCGACCGACGGCAGCACGCTCCCCGCACCCGAAACCGAGAGCGAAACGGTGCCCCACCCGATGAAACCGTCGGGCGAGGCGGACCGCGACGAACCCGAACGCGAGAGTGAAGACGGCGAGAGCGGACGCGTCGAGGAAGCCGACGCGCCGGAAGAACCCGACTCGGCCGACGAAATCGACGCTTCGACAGCCGACTCGGAATCGACGGCCGACGATTCGGAGTCGGACGCCGCGGAGCACGCTGACGAACGCGATGCGTCCGAAACCGTCGCCGAATCGCGCGCCGAACGCGAACCGATGACGCTTCGCGGGCACGCGAAAGCGGTCATCGACGGCAAAACGGACACCGTGCGCCTGCTGGACGACGATTTCGGCGTCCTCGCGGACGCACCGGTGGACGAAGCGTTTGCAACCATCGAAGACTCGGCGACCGTCCCGCACGCCGTCGTCATCGACGGCAGTCTGAGCCAGCGAATCCTCGACGTGTCCGCCCAGCGCGGCGTCGAACAGATTATCGCCCGGGAGGAGGGCGAGTTCGTCAAAAAGCCGACGACCGTCCGCATCATCACCGCGGACGACCTCCTGAACGAGTAA
- a CDS encoding cold-shock protein, producing MAKGTVDFFNDTGGYGFIDTEDSDEDVFFHMEDVGGPDLEEGQEVEFDIEQADKGPRATNVQRL from the coding sequence ATGGCGAAAGGTACGGTTGACTTCTTCAACGACACCGGTGGCTACGGCTTTATCGACACTGAGGACTCTGACGAAGACGTGTTCTTCCACATGGAAGACGTCGGTGGCCCGGACCTCGAGGAAGGGCAGGAAGTCGAATTCGACATCGAACAGGCAGACAAAGGACCGCGGGCGACCAACGTCCAGCGCCTGTAA
- the lwrS gene encoding LWR-salt protein, whose amino-acid sequence MDARYVFAVRFRLDPDASGVTLEPREFETRLYRRADPPGEEGWQFFRDNLWRGDIGDERYFRKLTSEALGVPVTSVEYRAFETDEEYYDALKAEIGDDLAAFKADSVSEVVSKYLGSSVEVQR is encoded by the coding sequence ATGGACGCCCGCTACGTCTTCGCGGTTCGATTCCGGCTCGACCCCGACGCGTCGGGTGTGACGCTCGAACCGCGGGAGTTCGAGACGCGCCTCTACCGGCGCGCCGACCCGCCCGGGGAAGAAGGCTGGCAGTTCTTCCGGGACAACCTCTGGCGCGGCGATATCGGCGACGAGCGCTACTTCCGGAAGTTGACGAGCGAGGCGCTCGGGGTTCCCGTGACGAGCGTCGAGTACCGCGCGTTCGAGACGGACGAGGAGTACTACGACGCGCTGAAGGCCGAAATCGGCGATGATTTGGCGGCGTTCAAGGCGGATTCGGTGTCGGAAGTCGTCTCGAAATACCTCGGGAGTTCGGTCGAGGTCCAACGGTAA
- a CDS encoding pectate lyase family protein — protein MGTPSDGTRRRAYLRAAGVALSTAVAGCGGRSPPSKESVVGPYRDRFEAVIDVGELGADGTGTEPVDDVLNRSMRDGALFYFPPGTYRLTELDLSGRSNCGFVGNDATLLVPPEEQGNWIYGERVRNLLFDGFTFDYADPAAAPVVAFSVAGKRNVLRDLAFEGHHGTTPRSGLELEVPKRAASLLVERVRMRGGSKKGNAIFTHSGDGSLQFVDCRVEHWAEGLYASPHSGPLLVRGGTYANNGIDQIRIGGGTSGARVEGATVRIDGPRNPEVKPNMRGIWLEEGTNARVDNCTVEITDLTGTYSSGGIVVEKQFGTARITNTAIQTNHSVPAIHVRTPTTEYDPTTMPSMDHLPANHEVTCENVSIYGAAPKGTAILLAGRDGCRLSDVTVQHHFGSRDGITIESGRRTEIHDAHLRVSGTPIVASGTTPLTKNVETGGIGSLRRLGDSLLDSM, from the coding sequence ATGGGGACTCCGAGCGACGGGACGAGGAGACGAGCGTATCTCCGAGCGGCCGGTGTCGCGCTCTCGACGGCGGTTGCGGGCTGTGGCGGACGGTCTCCCCCGAGCAAGGAGTCCGTCGTGGGTCCGTACCGCGACCGATTCGAGGCGGTCATCGACGTCGGTGAACTGGGCGCGGACGGGACTGGAACCGAGCCAGTCGATGACGTCCTGAACCGGTCGATGCGCGACGGCGCGCTGTTCTACTTTCCGCCCGGAACGTATCGACTCACGGAGCTCGACCTTTCCGGCCGCTCGAACTGTGGGTTCGTCGGCAACGACGCCACGCTGCTCGTTCCACCGGAAGAGCAGGGGAACTGGATCTACGGCGAGCGGGTTCGGAACCTCCTGTTCGACGGGTTCACGTTCGACTACGCGGACCCCGCGGCGGCCCCAGTCGTCGCGTTCTCCGTCGCGGGGAAGCGAAACGTCCTCCGGGACCTCGCGTTCGAGGGGCACCACGGGACGACCCCGCGGAGCGGTCTCGAACTCGAAGTTCCGAAGCGCGCCGCGTCGCTGCTCGTCGAGCGCGTCCGCATGCGTGGCGGGTCGAAGAAGGGAAACGCCATCTTCACTCACAGCGGCGACGGGTCGCTTCAGTTCGTCGATTGTCGGGTCGAACACTGGGCGGAAGGGCTGTACGCGTCACCGCACTCCGGCCCGCTCCTCGTGCGGGGCGGAACGTACGCGAACAACGGCATCGACCAGATACGCATCGGCGGCGGGACGAGCGGCGCGCGGGTCGAAGGCGCAACCGTCCGTATCGACGGCCCGCGGAACCCGGAGGTGAAGCCGAACATGCGGGGAATCTGGTTGGAAGAAGGGACGAACGCGAGGGTGGACAACTGTACCGTCGAGATTACGGACCTGACGGGCACGTACAGCTCCGGGGGAATCGTCGTCGAAAAGCAGTTCGGGACCGCCCGAATCACGAACACCGCGATTCAGACTAACCACAGCGTTCCGGCCATTCACGTCCGGACGCCGACCACCGAATACGACCCGACCACGATGCCGAGCATGGACCACCTTCCGGCGAACCACGAAGTTACCTGTGAGAACGTCTCGATTTACGGTGCCGCCCCGAAGGGGACCGCCATCCTGCTCGCGGGACGGGACGGATGCCGATTGTCGGACGTCACCGTTCAACACCATTTCGGCAGTCGAGACGGCATCACCATCGAGAGCGGCCGACGGACGGAGATTCACGACGCGCACCTCCGGGTGAGCGGCACCCCAATCGTCGCGTCAGGGACGACGCCGCTAACGAAGAACGTCGAGACGGGTGGAATCGGTTCGCTGAGACGGTTGGGCGACTCGTTGTTGGACTCGATGTAG
- a CDS encoding DUF5811 family protein, with amino-acid sequence MNGNTPYAGIPDVTQAGQRASVDVDELTPEQRRHLRDSVADIATLTRKYLPEEYVIGSQVTNSLTGPQASVSVQPPVGHIVSAGFEPEKHELDDDELIDAEERDEVARGLAASAALQVKQAVENKITPTAR; translated from the coding sequence ATGAATGGAAATACTCCCTACGCTGGCATTCCCGACGTGACGCAGGCCGGACAGCGCGCGTCCGTCGATGTCGACGAACTTACCCCCGAGCAGCGGCGCCATCTCCGGGATAGCGTCGCCGATATTGCGACGTTGACTCGCAAATACCTCCCCGAGGAGTACGTCATCGGTTCGCAGGTGACGAACAGTCTCACCGGTCCGCAGGCGTCCGTCTCGGTGCAACCCCCCGTCGGCCACATCGTCAGCGCCGGGTTCGAACCGGAGAAACACGAACTCGACGACGACGAACTCATCGACGCCGAGGAGCGCGACGAGGTAGCCCGCGGCCTCGCCGCCAGTGCTGCTCTCCAAGTCAAACAGGCGGTCGAGAACAAAATCACGCCGACCGCCCGTTAG
- a CDS encoding 4a-hydroxytetrahydrobiopterin dehydratase — protein MASLLSDEEIEQQKPDDWERDGDEIVRTYEFDDYLKGVAFASEVGEVAEEEFHHPEIIIGYKEVEVRLTSHEEGGITDTDVEMAERFDDVR, from the coding sequence ATGGCGAGTTTGCTCTCGGACGAGGAGATAGAACAGCAGAAACCGGACGACTGGGAGCGCGACGGCGACGAAATCGTTCGAACCTACGAGTTCGACGACTACCTGAAGGGGGTCGCGTTCGCCTCCGAAGTCGGCGAAGTCGCCGAGGAGGAGTTCCACCACCCTGAAATCATCATCGGATACAAGGAAGTCGAAGTTCGGTTGACGAGTCACGAGGAGGGCGGCATCACGGATACCGACGTGGAGATGGCCGAGCGCTTCGACGACGTGCGCTGA